A segment of the Xylanivirga thermophila genome:
AGGGATATATAGCATGCTGCGCATAAGCCTTTAACAGGACTTTTACATGGCACCTTACCACAACTTATACAGCCCATATCCCCAGGGTATAGTATACCTAAAACAGCATCTAAGACCACCTTTAGATCCATATACTCCCCCCTATATCCCATCAAAGGGCAGTGCTACATCAGAAGGCACAGCAAAGATATTTTTAAACTGACTTTTTAATCCTGAATATCTCTCCGCTATGCGATTATTCTGGATCATATTTTCTATGGCAGACTCCCTGCCTACGATCACCACCATATCCCTAGCCCTAGTAACTGCAGTATACAAAAGGTTTCTAGTCATAAGAAGGGGTGGTCCCCAAGCAAGGGGCAGTATAACTACAGGAAATTCACTGCCCTGACTCTTATGCACTGATATGGCATAGGCAAGCTCTATCTCATCCAGCTGGGTAAAATCATATGTAACCTCCCGGCCTTCATCGAATATTACAAGCATGGTCTGATCCTCTTCATCGATGGAGAGTATATACCCCACATCACCGTTAAATACGCCTTCACCTTTCTCTATCACACGCCCCTTTTCGGTTACCTCCCATTCGGTCTTATAGTTGTTTTTTATCTGCATGACCTTGTCGCCTTCACGAAATATAGTATCCCTATAGAGCTTTTCCTTCTTGCCATGGGATGGAGGATTTAATACCTTTTGAAGCTCTATATTTAGGTTATTTACACCAATTAAGCCCTTTCGCATGGGGGACAATATCTGCATATCCTTTAGACTATCAAATCCGGTAAACCTAGGGAGCCTGTTTAGTGTAAGCTCCTTTATGGTATTTAATATATCTGCTGGAGCATGCTTACGTTCAAAGAAAAAATCCTTCTCCCGGACATTTAGGTATGGAAACTCACCATTATTTATGCGGTGGGCATTTACTATGATCATACTCTCCTGAGCCTGCCTGAATATCTCCGTGAGCCTTACCACCTTTATAATACCACTATCTATTATATCCTTTAAGACATTACCTGCTCCCACCGATGGCAGCTGATCCACATCTCCCACTAGCACCAATCTAGTACCGGGCATTAAGGCCTTTAAAAGATTATTCATGAGTATTATATCCACCATGGACATCTCATCCACTATCACCACATCCGCAGACAGCGGGTCATCCTCACCCTTGTTAAACAGATCCTCCCCTTCTGCATATCCGTATTCCAAAAGGCGGTGAATGGTCTTTGCCTCGTGCCCCGTAGTCTCGGTCATACGCTTTGCTGCCCTACCCGTTGGAGCAGCAAGGGCCACTTCCAGCCCCTTCCTTTCAAAAAGCTTTATTATACAGTTTATGGTGGTAGTCTTGCCGGTACCTGGACCACCGGTTATTACCACTACACCATTTGATAAAGACTCTAGTATTGCCTCCTTTTGCTCTTTGGCAAATATTATGCCCTCTTCCATTTGAAACTCCTTGAGTTTGTCCTCTATCTGGTCATATACCGGTTCAAACTCCACCATGGACATCTTCATAAGCCTTTTTGCTACGCCTAGTTCTGCATAATAAAATGGAGCTAGATATATGGCCCTATCCCCCTCTATGTCCTGGGTAAATATTGCCTGACGCATGGATAGGGATACTATGGCATTTTCTATAAGGATTTTGTCCACTCCAAGGATATTTCCCACTGCCTCCTTTAGCTTCTCTTCAGGTAGATATGTATGTCCATAGCCCACAGCCTGTGATAATACATAGAGCGTTCCTGCCTCTATCCTGTATGGTGAATCAAATGTTATACCCATACTCTGGGCTATGCGGTCGGCCGTCTTAAATCCTATTCCCTGTATATCCTGGGCAAGTCTGTATGGATTCTCCTTTACAACCTGTATTGTCATATCACCATACATCTTATATATTTTAACAGCAAAGGTAGTACTTATGCCATAGGTCTTTAGGAATACCATAACCTCCCGTATCTCCTTCTGCTCTGCAAAGGATCCATATATGGACTCAGCCTTAGCCGGGCCTATACCATCTACCTCAGTAAGACGCTCAGGATGAAACTGTATAACCTCCAATACATCAAGTCCAAACTTTTCCACCAGACGCTTGGCAGTAGCGGGACCAATACCCTTAATCAGACCAGATGCCAGGTATTTTTCCATACCCACAATGGTAGATGGAGCTACCGTCTCATAGTCAAGTATCTTTATCTGTGGACCATAATCCGGATGCATTGTCCACTCACCTGTTATAAGCACCTTTTCACCTTCATTGGCAAAGGGAATGCTGCCAACTGCAGTTATTTCCCCTCCGTCATCATCCTTTAGCTCCAGTACTGTAAAACCATTTTCCTCATTCCTATATATTATTTCCTGTACAATTCCGCTTATCTCTGCCATAATGGAGAATTCGCCCTCTCTACTAAACTTAAGTAAACTATCTTCCCTTGATTATATCATATTTATGCAGCAAATTAATTATATTTTGGGACAAGGAAAAAAGCTCACTATTCACCTCATATTCAGCACACTCCATCTTGCAGCAAAGATAGGTATAATCAGTCATATGCCTTGCAAAGGCCATACGTTTTTCGATTGTAGATAATCGCTCCAATATATCTATAAACTGCCCATCCTTCAATAAAACCCTACATCCACAATCTAAATCACATACCTTATCCACCGCTTTGAATACTATATACCCTGTAGCCCCATCATCCTTACCAATGGGTCTTCTAACCTTTATAGGAACCAGAATGGTATCGGGGGATAAGGGCAGCACATTCATAGTGCGCTGCCCGCTTATCTCTGAAGCTTTTTTGTTTACCGCCCTTATATCCTTTTGATAAAGTCTAGCAAGATTTGAAATGATAGTCTTTACACGCCTTTTATCCTGCCTTGTATCCCCTCCCTTAAATAAAAGTCTACTCCCATTTCCTCCCGCCTCGTCATAGCTTGGAAGCACCCCGTATAGCTCCTTTGTCACCCATAAATTTTCATCCAAAGCTGTGCCTTTATCCATCTTTTTCACTCCTTGCCGCTTTTTCCTTTATTATATATCGAACGTATGTTCTATGTCAACCGCCTTATTTTGTCGATTTCTGTAGATTGGATATGGCAGCAGCCAGTTCGTATATGGAGCGGGTGAGGGTTTCTAGCTTATTCTCTACCCGTACCAATAGGTATACAGATACCGCTATTGGGAACCCCAAATTTGCGATCACTGAAAACATCTGCTCCATAATACTCCTCCTTTCACATGTTTTAAAAGGGGTGCAAAATGCACCCCTTTAATCCATTACACCAGCTCGACAGGCTGAACATCGGTTACTATGATATTTGCCTCAACTACCTCCCCAATGCCCCCTGGAGTTGAGAATATATTTTTAGCTTTAATAAGGTCCATAGCAGACTTTATCTCTTCGCTAGTAATGTCCTCTCTAGGCTCGTTCAATGTAAGCCTAAAGTTTTTTCCCTCTCCAGTCTTAAAAACCATCTCTAAAACCCTTGCCATCCATCTCACCTCCCTTCCCAAGAGTAAATATCCTCCTTACTCTAGATATTTACGTATTCTGCCGGTATCACCCTGCGTATACTCTCAGTTGAATATACCTGAAGTCCTACAAGGGCTTGTGCCACGTCATATACATCCTGGTCAACGGCTGAAGGGGATATTTTGTTGAATGTCTTAGTACGGGTTATTTTTCTACCATTATCATCGGTTCCCAAATCAAACTTTAGCTGTAGACTCCCTTCCAGCGGCCTTATATCAAGTGCCATATTATCACCTCCTTCCTTGATCCTTACATATAATAGAATTACTTTAGGACCAAAAAAGGATATAAAAAAAGACTGAAAATTAATTCAGTCCATCATTTTAACCCATGAAATAGTTCGCTTATCTTTTCATCTAGCTCTCCAAGCTCATCCTTATCCATGATTTTTATAAAACAATAGTCCTGTGAGAGCTTTTCAATTATCCTTATAGTATCATCTTTAGAGCCTCCATCTATAATAATTAAGTTATTTAATATCTCATCTCTACCATCGGACTTAGTCCTTAGCATAATAGCCCTTACAACGCCCTCTATGGCACTTTGACAGTCCTTTGTCCATAGTATTACCCCATATCTGTTTGCCTTTTGATCCTTCTTAAACTGTATCTCTTCAAACAGCTTTATTATAAAGAATATAAAGCCAAATATGGCAAAAGTCCATACCAATATGGCCATATATGTATCAAGGTACATAGTAAATGCCCCCTTTTCAACGTTTTATACTGCATAATATGCAGCAAGTTTTAGTATCGTGAAAAGGGGGCATACATCTATGCTATATTATTTATCAAATGCCTGTTTTTTGATTGTATCTACCTTGTCAAGCTTTTCCCATGGAAGATCTATGTCCGTTCTGCCAAAGTGCCCATATGCAGCAGTCTGTTTGTATATAGGCCTTCTAAGATCTAATTTTTTTATGATTGCAGCTGGCCTTAGATCAAAATTTTTGTTTATAATTTCAACTATCTTATCATCTGAAATCTTGCCTGTGCCAAATGTATCCACCGTAATAGATACGGGCTTTGCAACACCTATTGCATATGCAAGCTGTATCTCACATTTGTCTGCTATACCTGCTGCTACAATATTCTTAGCAACATATCTAGCTGCATATGCAGCAGATCTATCTACCTTAGTAGGATCCTTACCTGAAAACGCACCGCCGCCATGCCTTGCATATCCACCATAGGTATCTACTATTATCTTTCGTCCAGTCAGACCTGAATCACCCTGGGGGCCACCAACTACAAACCTGCCAGTGGGGTTTATATAATATTTTGTATCATTATCTAAAAGCTCTGCTGGAACAACCGCTTTTATAACCTTTTCCATTATATCATTCTCCAGCATATCCCTATCCACTCGGGGGCTATGTTGGGTTGAGATTACCACCGTATCTACACGAATGGGCTTATCATCTTCATATTCCACAGTAACCTGTGATTTGCCATCAGGTCTTAGATAATCAAGCGCTCCATTTTTTCTTACCTTTGAAAGCTGCAATGTAAGCTTATGGGCAAGTGCTATGGCCATGGGCATATATTCAGGTGTTTCATTGCATGCATATCCAAACATCATACCCTGATCTCCAGCACCTGTAGCCTCATCATCCTGCATAGCACCCATCTTTGCTTCAAGTGCCTTGTTTACACCCATAGCAATATCAGGGGATTGCTCATCTATGGAAGTTATAACGGAACAGGTGCCTCCGTCAAATCCAAATTTCGCCCTAGTATAACCAATCTCGTCTACAGTCTGGCGCACTACCTTGGGAATATCTACATAACAATTCGTTGATATCTCTCCCATTACCAATACCATACCTGTGGTAACCGCTGTCTCACAGGCAACCCTCCCATAGGGATCCTGCTCCATTATGGCATCTAATATTGCATCTGATATTTGATCACACATCTTATCTGGATGTCCTTCTGTAACAGACTCAGAAGTAAATAGTCTTTTCATAAAAGCTCCTCCTCAAAAAAATATAAACTTGGGTACTGCAACCAGCATTCCTCAAAAGGGCATAAAAAAACCCTCAAATAAGGGTTTCTATAAAACAACCCTCATCTTTCAGGAAGGCTAATGCCATCCTGTGGGAATTGGCACCAAGTCAATAAGACTGGTTGCCGGGTGTCATCGGGCCCATCCCTCAACCTCTCTCGATAAGGAAATTATTCAAATTTTATGCCTTTACTATAGCATATTCTGACATAGGTGTCAATCAAAAAAAATAGACCCAGGTTTCGGGTCTATTTACTAAATACATGATTTCCTATAGATACTGCATAGACTGCACTTCTTTCCTTCATCCATCTTGATGTGGCTATTTTGGGATTATAATAAAATAAACATCCACCAGTAGGATCATTCCCCAATATGGCATCGAAAGCAGCCCTATAGCTCTCTTCGTCGGGCGGTAAATTGATCTGCCCGTCTATGACGCAAGTAAATGCGTTTTTTTGGTATACTACTTCCGTTAACGTATTGGGAAACAAAGGGGATTCTATCCTGTTTATCATAACTGCTCCAACCGATACCTTGCCTTTGTAGGATTCTCCACGGGCTTCACCATGTATTACATGGGCAAGTAAATGGATATCCTGTGCCTTTCAATCGGTAGTTGTGCATATTTCATCTATTTTTGACCCAATATAGTCCTGACCATCCCTTTGCTGTGCAAAGGCGACTGTTGGATTTATCATATATATAGTCAGGAGGCAACAGCAAAAAACTTTTTTCATGCAAAATCCCTCCTTACGAAATATAGTTTATCTTTTTGAGTGATAATAATACATAAAACTTCTGCCATTTTGTGATATAATTTGAATTAAAAAATCGGAGGTTTTTTATGAATATTGAAAAAGCAGATTTTATTATAAAAAATATACATATACTCACTATGGATGGAGAAAAAAGGCAATACAAAAACGGGGTAATTGCCATAACAGGTGATACCATAAGCTATATAGGGGATAATATGCCCCATATGGATGCAAAAAACATAATCGATGGTAAGGGTAAAATTGCCCTCCCCGGCCTTATAAATACCCACACCCACTCTGCCATGATAATATTTAGGGGCTATGGCAATGACCTTCCACTATGGGACTGGCTATCTAAAAAAATGTGGCCGCTAGAGGATCAGTTAACCGCCCAAGATGCATATTGGCTCTCACTCCTTGCTATGGCTGAGATGATACAAAGTGGCACCACCACATTTTCGGACATGTATATGTTCATGGATAAGACAGCGGAAGCCACCTCATCCTCCGGTATGAGGGCGGTACTTGCACGTGGGCTTCAAGGACCTGATGATAAATCAAATCTTCGTATGGAAGAAACCAAATCACTATATAAAGACTGGCATAATGGTGCAAATGGTCGTATAAGGGTTAGGGTAGCACCCCATGCCATATACACCTGCTCCACCAAATACCTCAAAGAGTGTATAAAACTTGCAATCAGTCTTGATACAGGTATGCATACCCATGTATCTGAAACCCACAAAGAAGTAGAGGATTGTCTAAAGGCAAATGGCAAAACCCCTGTTAAATATCTATACGATCTAGGTTTTTTTGATCTACCTTCAATTGCAGCCCATTGTGTACACCTAAATGATGAAGATATTGATCTGTTAAAGGAGAAGAACGTACAAATAGCCCATTGTCCAGCAAGCAATTTAAAGCTAGCAAGTGGCATTGCCCCCATACCTAAGCTTGTGAAAAATGGTATTAATGTTGCATTAGGCACCGACGGTGCATCTAGCAACAACAACCTTAGTATGATGAAGGAGATGAACCTAACATCAATTATACACAAAGGTATAACAGGAGATCCTACCATAATTCCCGCACCCTATGCCCTTGAAATGGCCACTATAAATGGTGCAAGGGCACTTAATTGGCAAGATGAGATTGGAAGCCTCGAGAAAGGCAAAAAAGCAGATGTAATCCTTGTAGATACCTCAGCTCCACATTGGCAACCTATAAATGATATCCCCTCCAATATGGTATATAGCAGCCAATCTAGTGATATAGATACGGTTATTGTAAATGGAAAAATTCTGATGGAAGATGGTATCTTGAAGACCATAGATCTAGATAGGGTATATTATGAGGTGAATAGGATAAGGGACAACTTGATGTTTCAATCATGACTAAACGGTTTATTATGTAAACAAGAGGGTTTTTAAACTTATTACTATTTTGTAATCATTAATTGAAAGATATATAAGATATTTGTAAAACTTTCGAAATATATTTTGGTTATAATAAGATTACAGAAAGATTAACTCATAATAAACGGAGGGGACGCCATGAAAATGTTTTTAAGATCGGATGTGGGCAGAGGAATTACAGGAGCATTAATATCGATAGCCTTAACGTTGGCAATATTGTTCCCCGTAATATTTATGGAAATGTTTTCATATTTCGTAAGATAAATATTTAACATAATGATAAAGGACCATATGGTACTCAGATGAGTACCATATTTATTTTTTGGCCTTTGCCATAGCATTCCTGTATTGACTAGGAGACATGCCTGTATGTCTTTTAAAAAATTGGCTTAGATAATACTCACTTGAAAAACCACATTTGTCAGCTATCCATGCCACCGTTTCATCACCTTGCAAGAGTGCCCGTTTCACATGACCAAGCCTTATACCATCTATATATTCCTTAGCGGTCTTCCCCGTATTATGCTTTACTATACGGTTTATCTGCCTCCTACTCAAAAACATATGCTTTGATATGTCATTAAGGGTTATACCTTCTGAATAGTTATCCTCTATAAAACGATGTATCTGCTCCATGCGGGCATACGACGTACTGCGCTGTGGTATCTTGTATGCATTGGAATTACTATCTGTAAGGATACGCACCGACTGGATTATTATTTGACAAATAAGGCTCTGAATACGGGAATAAAATCCTATCTCCCGCCTACTAGCCTCTTTAAATACCTCATCCATCAGCTTCACTATGCCACATGTATCATCTACTGCCCGTGGATCATCGTTATTTAATGCATCCAATATGGCCTGTATCTCTTCTGTATTACCATATTCTTTATTATTCAATAGCTCTATATCACAGTTTATTGCATACTCCATGGAAGGAGAATCACCCACAAGGCGCTGCTCATGAAAAATTCCAGGGCCTGTAAGGTAGAATTGACCTTTGTTTACCAAAAACTCCCTCTCATCTGTAAATATACGGTTCCTGCCTTCCACTATATAGTGGAATTCATATGACGAATGTCTATGTCTCACAATTATGGGATTATCTTTATTAAAGGGTTGAGCACGAAACCACAATATGTTTATCCTCAAAGCATCCAATTGAAAATCCAGATCTAAAGACATTATATCCCTGGATGATATATATATATCCATAATATCTCCTGCTATATTATTTAGTATATGCAAAAAAGCAGTTGACTATATATGTCAACTGCCATATGTTCTGGTGGAGGAGGATGGATTCGAACCATCGAAGGCTGAGCCAGCAGATTTACAGTCTGCCCCCTTTGGCCGCTCGGGAACTCCTCCCCATTGCAACCGCCTTATCGGCTGCAATTCATAATTATAGAGCAAAACTTTTAAAATGTCAACCACTTTTTTTATTTTTATTAATTAACCCATACAGCCGTACCCTCAGGCATATTTTCGTATATCCAACGGCTATCCTCAACAGAGAGGCGTACACATCCTGATGTGATCCTCTCACCAAGCTCCGGCTCCTTTACATTTTTGTGTCTATCCATGGCCACTGAGTGGAATAGATAGGTGCCGTTAAATCGAACCCAATTTTTTGCACCACTTTGAAATTGGTCTGCATAAAACCACTCCCCCCTGTCAGCTATGCTAAATAACCCTCTGGTAGTGGGAGATTTATTACAACCTGTGGCGCATGGCATTACCCTCTCTATTTTCCAATTATCTTTACTACCTTTAAATACATATGTATGTTGCCTGTCTATGTCCACCCATATAAAATATTCGGTTTCACTTTCAAATTCATTATAATTTGCAAAGCCCTCTAAGTCCTCCCTATTTAAAAGTTTGGTGTTTACAGGACTATCAGGTGGAATATTCAAAACTGAATAGGGTAGCCAGCCTTCCATATCTTTGAATTTCACAAGATACCATTTTGCCGTCTTATCCTGTAATATCTCTACCTTTTCCCCTACAGATACATCCGCTAATTTCTCTGCACCAGATGATGGCTGTGAATATAGCTTTGTATCCGATTGTACTTCTGCCATGACAATATGGGGCTTAACTAGCGAAGCATAATATACCTCTAGATTTTCTTTTCCATATATGCCTTCGCTATTATCAATAACCCTATATGCAGGTTTTGGCATATCCATTGTAATATGGTTTTGATTATGTATATCTTCATCATCTTCTAGACTTTTGTTTGCATTGCCTGTTGTTGTCTTTTCTTTATCATATACACTAGTATTATTTAATGAATCATCCATTACTACTTCGTTGCTGTTAAATATAATCACGCAACATATAAGGGCTGCCAGTACAATTGTTATTAAACTTTTGTATTTTTTCAACATACAATCTCCTCTTGTAATTTCGATCTTATATCCTTATTATGAACATATTTTTCCTATCTTGCACATAATATTATAAACTAATATTTTAATGTTGACAACCTACTTTAATATTACCCAGTTAAACCTTTTTTTAAAAATAGCATTGATAAATTACTGCCTACGTGGTTATAATTAGCTTAGGTATTTTTTAAGGAGTGTTTGAATATGAGTAATGTACATATAAATAATTTTGAAAACGGTCATATCCATTTTATAGGAATAGGTGGCATAAGCATGAGCGGACTCGCAGAGATATTGCTAACAAAAGGATATACAGTTTCAGGTTCCGATATGCAGGATTCACCCATTTTACACAAACTTTCTAAAGATGGAGCACACATATATATAGGACATGATAAATCCCATATAGCAGGAGCCGATTTAGTAGTATATACAGCTGCCGTCCATGACGACAACCCAGAGATAATAGAGGCAAAATTGCAGAACATCCCCCTTATGGATAGGGCTACCCTACTTGGGCAAATCATGCAGTCCTTTAAGTTTCCCATAGGTGTAGCAGGTACCCACGGCAAAACCACCACCACATCCATGCTATCGATTATAATGCAGGATGCAAAGTTGGATCCTACAATACTGGTAGGTGGGGAATTGGATGCCATAGGTGGCAATGTACGTACTGGGAATAGCAACTATTTTATTACCGAAGCCTGTGAATATGTGGAAAGTTTTTTGAAATTCTATCCCTATATGGGCTTGATATTGAATATTGATCAGGATCATTTGGATTATTTTAGAGATTTGGATCATATATATAGTGCATTTTTTAAGTTTGCCAAACTCATACCATCGTCTGGGTATTTAATAGGATGTAACGATGATCCTAGGGTATCAAAACTTCTAACTGAAATGGACTGTAACATAATAACCTATGGCATAGATAATGCGTCTAACTGGATGGCATCTAATATACAGTATGATAAACAAGGGCATCCATCCTTTAATGCTTCATACAATGGGCAAGACATGGGGCGTTTTAATCTTAATGTACCAGGAAGTCATAATGTATACAATGCCCTTGCTGCATGTGCTGCTGCATATGCCATGGGTATATCACCTGATATCTCCAGAGAAGCCCTCAAACTCTATACAGGCACCCATAGAAGATTTGAGACAAAGGGCGAAGTAGGAGGTATTACCGTAATCGATGATTACGCCCATCATCCTACTGAGATATCAGCTACCCTGTCCACTATTGAGAAGATACCCCACGGAGATGTATGGTATATATTCCAACCTCATACCTATACGCGGACAAAAAAATTATTTGATCGATTTATCGATACCCTAAAAGGAGTTTACAATCTAATCATAACGGATATATATGCAGCCAGAGAACAGGACACTGGTGAGATACATTCAAAAGATCTGGTGGAAGCTATAAACAAAAACGGTGGTCATGCCATATATATATCCTCATTCTCTGATATAGAGGATTATGTAAAATCCCATGCAAAGGCGGGAGATATGGTAATTACCATTGGTGCAGGCAGTGTATATAAAATAGGAGAAGAGATTTTGAATAAATAAGAAATAAAAACATATCACATAGTAGAGGCACCTCTCATATTATGAACTAAAGCTAAATATTAAGAGAGGTGTACTGTATATGAATGACGTTAAAGATATGGAAAACAAAGGCTTAGGCACCCCTAGTTCAAGCGGTCTCGGTGGTCTAGCTGGTTTATTCGGCGGCGGCAATTTTTTTACCATACTTATAGTTATATTCTTTATCTTCATATTGTTCGGCGATGGATTTATACTAGGTAAAAACAATAACGAATAATGCAATACTTAAAAAGGGAGCATATGCTCCCTTTTGTCATTCCCAACTACTTAGATATTCAGCCTGTTCATCCGTTAGCCTGTCAATACTGACACCTAGTGCCTTAAGCTTCATTTCAGCTACCTGTTTGTCTATAAACTCCGGTACCTTATATACCCTATTCTCCAGCTTATCATGATTTTCAGCTATATACTTTGCCGATAGGGCCTGAAGGGCAAAACTCATATCCATTATTTCAGCAGGATGTCCATCTCCCGACGCCAGATTTACCAGGCGACCTTCAGCTAATAGATTTATTATCCTACCATCCTCCATTACATAGCCATCTATATTGTGGCGCATGGGCTTTTTAGAGATGGACATATTATCTAAATCTCTCTTCCATATTTCCACATCAAAATGTCCCGCATTTGCAAGCAATACCCCATCCTTCATCTTTTCAAAATGCCGATTTGTTATAACCTTATTGCATCCTGTAACGGTAATAAATATATCGCCTATAGCTGCTGCGTCATCCATGGACATCACCCTAAATCCATCCATTACCGCCTCTATTGCCTTTATGGGATCTACTTCCGTTACTATTACATTACCACCTAATCCCTTTGCCTTGGCGGCCACGCCTTTTCCACACCAGCCATAACCTGCTACAACCACGTTTTTGCCCGCTACTATTAGATTGGTAGTACGCATTATGCCATCCCACACCGACTGGCCTGTACCATATCTATTATCAAACAAATACTTACAATAGGCATCATTTACAGCTATCATGGGAAACTTCAAAAGTCCTTCCCGTTCCCTAGCCCTCAGCCTTATAACGCCTGTCGTGGTCTCTTCACTCCCGCCTAATACATTATTTGCAAGGTCACTGCGAGTAGTGTGAAGAAGATTTACCAAATCTCCCCCATCATCTATTACTATATCCGGCCCAAAATCCAGTGTTTTATTGAGATGAGAAAAATACTCCTTCTCCGTAGCCCCATGCCATGCGTATACATTAAGCCCCCCCTTTGCAAGGGCTGCGGCTATTGGATCCTGAGTAGAGAGGGGATTACTGCCGGTAACTGCTACCTCTGCCCCTCCTGCTGCAAGCACCGTACACAGGTATGCTGTTTTTGCCTCCAAATGCACCGATACAGATATCTTCTTCCCTGCCAGAGGTTTATTTTCTATAAATTCTTTCTCAATATGGTTCAAAAGGGGCATATATCCCCTTACCCATTGTATGCGTCTATCACCTTCAGGGGCTAGATTTATATCCCTTATGATATTTGACACTATATCATCTCCTTTATTCGTTATTATAGATAGCTTTTCCCTTTGATTATAACAAATTTTGTGGTATAATGTACATAGCTCCCCGATATAACAATTTTTTCATTTCAGTTGTTACAAGTTTTCTTCCAGAAGAGTTCCTAAACCTTTGTAAATGGCGGGAGCTTATAAAATGTAGGGAGGGAACAAAATGTCTGCCCAAAATGAAGTATTTGTAAAGGAGTTCAATGCCGATATGGGTGAACTCTCAATCAATGTAGCAGGTTCTAAACACTGGAAGAGATTCGCTGCTAGTCAAATAGCCGAAATCAAGAAGAACAACATCGAACAGAAAAAATTATTTGGTAAGAAATCTGTACAAAGACTAGAAATAGTTGTGGATGGCGATGAAAGCACTTATATAATACAAAAGGACAAATTCAAAGATGATTTCGAATGGGTTGAAGATGTGCTTAAAAAATTCGCAGAAAAAAACAAGATAACATTTGAGGGATAGAATAAAGTCCAGGC
Coding sequences within it:
- a CDS encoding AraC family transcriptional regulator, coding for MDIYISSRDIMSLDLDFQLDALRINILWFRAQPFNKDNPIIVRHRHSSYEFHYIVEGRNRIFTDEREFLVNKGQFYLTGPGIFHEQRLVGDSPSMEYAINCDIELLNNKEYGNTEEIQAILDALNNDDPRAVDDTCGIVKLMDEVFKEASRREIGFYSRIQSLICQIIIQSVRILTDSNSNAYKIPQRSTSYARMEQIHRFIEDNYSEGITLNDISKHMFLSRRQINRIVKHNTGKTAKEYIDGIRLGHVKRALLQGDETVAWIADKCGFSSEYYLSQFFKRHTGMSPSQYRNAMAKAKK
- a CDS encoding L,D-transpeptidase family protein, with protein sequence MLKKYKSLITIVLAALICCVIIFNSNEVVMDDSLNNTSVYDKEKTTTGNANKSLEDDEDIHNQNHITMDMPKPAYRVIDNSEGIYGKENLEVYYASLVKPHIVMAEVQSDTKLYSQPSSGAEKLADVSVGEKVEILQDKTAKWYLVKFKDMEGWLPYSVLNIPPDSPVNTKLLNREDLEGFANYNEFESETEYFIWVDIDRQHTYVFKGSKDNWKIERVMPCATGCNKSPTTRGLFSIADRGEWFYADQFQSGAKNWVRFNGTYLFHSVAMDRHKNVKEPELGERITSGCVRLSVEDSRWIYENMPEGTAVWVN
- the murC gene encoding UDP-N-acetylmuramate--L-alanine ligase, yielding MSNVHINNFENGHIHFIGIGGISMSGLAEILLTKGYTVSGSDMQDSPILHKLSKDGAHIYIGHDKSHIAGADLVVYTAAVHDDNPEIIEAKLQNIPLMDRATLLGQIMQSFKFPIGVAGTHGKTTTTSMLSIIMQDAKLDPTILVGGELDAIGGNVRTGNSNYFITEACEYVESFLKFYPYMGLILNIDQDHLDYFRDLDHIYSAFFKFAKLIPSSGYLIGCNDDPRVSKLLTEMDCNIITYGIDNASNWMASNIQYDKQGHPSFNASYNGQDMGRFNLNVPGSHNVYNALAACAAAYAMGISPDISREALKLYTGTHRRFETKGEVGGITVIDDYAHHPTEISATLSTIEKIPHGDVWYIFQPHTYTRTKKLFDRFIDTLKGVYNLIITDIYAAREQDTGEIHSKDLVEAINKNGGHAIYISSFSDIEDYVKSHAKAGDMVITIGAGSVYKIGEEILNK
- a CDS encoding adenosylhomocysteinase; protein product: MSNIIRDINLAPEGDRRIQWVRGYMPLLNHIEKEFIENKPLAGKKISVSVHLEAKTAYLCTVLAAGGAEVAVTGSNPLSTQDPIAAALAKGGLNVYAWHGATEKEYFSHLNKTLDFGPDIVIDDGGDLVNLLHTTRSDLANNVLGGSEETTTGVIRLRAREREGLLKFPMIAVNDAYCKYLFDNRYGTGQSVWDGIMRTTNLIVAGKNVVVAGYGWCGKGVAAKAKGLGGNVIVTEVDPIKAIEAVMDGFRVMSMDDAAAIGDIFITVTGCNKVITNRHFEKMKDGVLLANAGHFDVEIWKRDLDNMSISKKPMRHNIDGYVMEDGRIINLLAEGRLVNLASGDGHPAEIMDMSFALQALSAKYIAENHDKLENRVYKVPEFIDKQVAEMKLKALGVSIDRLTDEQAEYLSSWE